Proteins encoded by one window of Haematobia irritans isolate KBUSLIRL chromosome 2, ASM5000362v1, whole genome shotgun sequence:
- the LOC142225886 gene encoding uncharacterized protein LOC142225886 isoform X1 codes for MGKFVSLDVPRHLSTVGPIVTTTRLGVVIYGPMPEEDVVSNNRALHIRKSTNTKVENYTVMENLMRNYFDVESFGIKANIQPLLSNENERALNILNESTRKVDGRYESRLLWKENVKPFPDTYPMALKRLCSVENKMKRDNEYATEYCQKINDYIAKGYARKLSDAEKEIQNKRVFYLPHFGVKNANKRGVRIVFDAAAEVNNVSLNKCLLSGPDINNSLISIILKFREAPIAVCGDIKEMFHQIKIAKEDQDSQRFLWRNGESDNSVEIFVMERMIFGATCSPAIAQYVKNLNAKNFEEKCPRAVKGIIERHYVDDYVDCFNTEEEAIDVVNNVISIHRAGGFELRNLVSNSEKVRTACGQSANGKNNGGEFLLKDNIERILGIHWLPENDIFCFRLNLHKIEKSILEGRKIPTKREMLSLNMSIYDPYGFVCDFMIGSKILMQHVWKAGIQWDEELPVQIYECWKMWLQELYKLEQYKVPRCYGKYFLNCHVELHIFADASEEAMAVVAYWRTVSVDGVNVVFVMGKTACAPTRYHTIPKLELQAATMGVRLKELIIKNHLKNINKYYFWTDSRTVVQWIRSDHRIYKQFVANRVGEILESSQISDWKWCPGNINPADYGTRAKFPINYEIDGRWKNGPDFLRMDESHWPLEIQMKNCSDDSGSELRSKHIILFTNQVRPEIPEFNRFSKYSRLRRTMAWVRRYILNLLYKLKGIDCIKGELTVEEEVWAENHLCQEVQKSCFANEITCIQKNKSVANTSSIKSLNPFIGVDGLLRGNGRLVNAPNLSIEAKNPIILPTKHLFTRLLVESYHTKFQHINTSTVMNEIRQRFWVPSLRRLLNSVQSSCRVCRIHRAKPSQPQMAPLPIDRVTPYVRPFTYTGVDYFGPLNVTVRRRREKRWVCLFTCLTVRAVHLELSTDLSTDAFLLCLRNFVNRRGLPLVIRSDNGTNFVGVAKELQGVNNFFDNNVITSSLAGLGIKWIFNSPANPSEHGQLTSPDTSTCDSK; via the exons ATGGGAAAGTTTG TTTCTCTTGATGTACCACGCCATTTGTCAACCGTTGGGCCGATTGTCACCACCACAAGACTCGGAGTCGTCATTTATGGACCAATGCCAGAAGAAGATGTTGTGAGTAATAATCGGGCGTTGCACATACGCAAGTCAACCAATACAAAAGTAGAAAATTACACAGTTATGGAAAATCTTATGAGGAATTATTTTGATGTGGAATCTTTTGGAATAAAAGCAAATATACAACCATTATTGTCAAATGAAAATGAACGTGccttgaatattttgaatgaatcAACAAGAAAGGTAGATGGTAGGTACGAAAGTCGACTCTTGTGGAAAGAAAATGTAAAACCGTTTCCTGATACTTACCCTATGGCCCTAAAACGATTGTGCAGTgtggaaaataaaatgaaacgaGATAATGAATATGCAactgaatattgtcaaaaaattaatgaCTACATTGCAAAGGGTTATGCCAGAAAATTGAGTGATGCTGAAAAGGAAATTCAAAATAAACGAGTATTTTATTTACCACATTTTGGTgttaaaaatgcaaataaaagggGTGTTCGAATTGTCTTTGATGCTGCTGCGGAAGTGAACAATGTATCATTGAATAAGTGTCTTCTTTCTGGGCCAGATATAAACAATTcacttatttctattattttaaagTTTCGGGAAGCTCCCATTGCAGTTTGCGGTGACATCAAAGAAATGTTCCACCAAATTAAAATAGCAAAGGAGGATCAAGATAGCCAGCGATTCCTGTGGAGAAATGGTGAAAGTGATAACAGTGTGGAAATATTTGTGATGGAAAGAATGATTTTCGGAGCCACTTGTTCCCCGGCGATAGCccaatatgttaaaaatttaaatgcaaaaaattttgaagaaaaatgtcCACGGGCAGTAAAAGGTATTATTGAACGTCATTATGTGGACGATTATGTTGATTGTTTCAATACTGAAGAGGAAGCCATTGACGTAGTGAATAACGTGATAAGTATACATCGTGCTGGAGGATTCGAGTTGAGGAATCTTGTCTCAAATTCCGAGAAAGTCAGAACAGCTTGTGGGCAGTCGGCCAATGGAAAAAACAATGGTGGTgagtttttattaaaagataACATTGAAAGAATTTTGGGAATTCATTGGTTGCCAGAAAATGACATATTTTGTTTCCGattaaatttgcacaaaattgaaaaatctattttGGAGGGTAGAAAAATTCCTACAAAAAGGGAAATGCTATCATTGAATATGTCTATTTACGATCCCTATGGTTTTGTATGCGATTTTATGAttggttcaaaaattttgatgcagCATGTTTGGAAAGCTGGAATCCAATGGGACGAAGAACTGCCAGTACAAATTTATGAGTGTTGGAAGATGTGGCTGCAGGAGTTATATAAATTGGAACAGTATAAAGTGCCACGTtgttatgggaaatattttcttaattgtcATGTGGAGTTGCATATATTTGCAGACGCTAGTGAAGAGGCAATGGCGGTGGTAGCGTACTGGAGAACGGTAAGTGTGGATGGAGttaatgttgtttttgttatgggAAAAACTGCCTGCGCACCAACACGGTATCACACCATTCCCAAATTAGAGTTACAAGCAGCAACAATGGGCGTTCGTTTAAAAGAGTTGATTATAAAAaaccatttaaaaaatattaataaatattatttttggacagaTTCAAGAACTGTAGTGCAATGGATCCGTTCTGATCATCGTATCTACAAACAGTTTGTCGCCAACAGGGTtggtgaaattttggaaagcagCCAAATCAGTGACTGGAAATGGTGCCCCGGAAATATAAATCCAGCTGATTATGGGACTAGAGCCAAATTTCCCATTAATTATGAGATAGACGGACGGTGGAAAAATGGACCAGATTTTCTTCGTATGGATGAGTCACACTGGCCATTGGAAATCCAAATGAAAAATTGTTCTGATGACAGCGGTTCCGAGCTCCGTTCAAAACATATCATTCTTTTTACAAACCAGGTACGACCTGAAATTCCTGAGTTTAATCGCTTTTCTAAATATTCCAGACTCAGAAGAACCATGGCTTGGGTAAGGCGGTACATActtaatttgctatataaattaaaaggcATCGACTGCATCAAAGGCGAGCTGACGGTAGAAGAAGAAGTTTGGGCGGAAAACCATCTATGTCAAGAAGTacaaaaatcttgttttgctaaTGAAATTACATGTATCCAGAAAAATAAATCAGTCGCTAACaccagttcaataaaatcactcAATCCGTTCATTGGAGTTGATGGCTTACTTCGTGGTAATGGTCGTCTGGTTAATGCAccgaatttgtctatagaagcaaaaaatCCTATAATTCTCCCAACGAAGCACCTGTTCACTCGTTTATTAGTGGAATCAtaccataccaaatttcaacatatCAATACATCCACTGTCATGAATGAAATTCGTCAGCGTTTTTGGGTACCATCTCTTCGCCGTCTCTTGAATAGCGTCCAGTCCTCATGCCGTGTTTGCCGCATTCATCGTGCCAAGCCAAGTCAACCTCAAATGGCTCCTCTTCCAATCGATAGAGTGACTCCTTATGTTCGACCGTTCACGTATACAGGAGTGGACTATTTTGGGCCTTTAAATGTCACAGTGCGTCGCCGGCGGGAAAAGAGGTGGGTCTGTTTATTCACCTGCTTGACAGTACGAGCCGTGCACTTAGAACTATCAAccgatttatcaaccgatgcctTCCTTTTGTGCttgagaaatttcgttaatagaAGAGGACTGCCTTTGGTTATACGGAGCGACAACGGCACCAACTTCGTGGGAGTTGCCAAAGAATTGCAGGGGGTTAATAACTTTTTTGACAATAACGTAATTACTTCATCTCTTGCAGGCCTTGGTATCAAATGGATTTTTAATTCCCCAGCAAATCCCAGCGAACATGGTCAACTCACGTCCCCTGACACATCTACCTGTGACTCCAAGTGA
- the LOC142225886 gene encoding uncharacterized protein LOC142225886 isoform X5: MGKFVSLDVPRHLSTVGPIVTTTRLGVVIYGPMPEEDVVSNNRALHIRKSTNTKVENYTVMENLMRNYFDVESFGIKANIQPLLSNENERALNILNESTRKVDGRYESRLLWKENVKPFPDTYPMALKRLCSVENKMKRDNEYATEYCQKINDYIAKGYARKLSDAEKEIQNKRVFYLPHFGVKNANKRGVRIVFDAAAEVNNVSLNKCLLSGPDINNSLISIILKFREAPIAVCGDIKEMFHQIKIAKEDQDSQRFLWRNGESDNSVEIFVMERMIFGATCSPAIAQYVKNLNAKNFEEKCPRAVKGIIERHYVDDYVDCFNTEEEAIDVVNNVISIHRAGGFELRNLVSNSEKVRTACGQSANGKNNGGEFLLKDNIERILGIHWLPENDIFCFRLNLHKIEKSILEGRKIPTKREMLSLNMSIYDPYGFVCDFMIGSKILMQHVWKAGIQWDEELPVQIYECWKMWLQELYKLEQYKVPRCYGKYFLNCHVELHIFADASEEAMAVVAYWRTIQEL; encoded by the exons ATGGGAAAGTTTG TTTCTCTTGATGTACCACGCCATTTGTCAACCGTTGGGCCGATTGTCACCACCACAAGACTCGGAGTCGTCATTTATGGACCAATGCCAGAAGAAGATGTTGTGAGTAATAATCGGGCGTTGCACATACGCAAGTCAACCAATACAAAAGTAGAAAATTACACAGTTATGGAAAATCTTATGAGGAATTATTTTGATGTGGAATCTTTTGGAATAAAAGCAAATATACAACCATTATTGTCAAATGAAAATGAACGTGccttgaatattttgaatgaatcAACAAGAAAGGTAGATGGTAGGTACGAAAGTCGACTCTTGTGGAAAGAAAATGTAAAACCGTTTCCTGATACTTACCCTATGGCCCTAAAACGATTGTGCAGTgtggaaaataaaatgaaacgaGATAATGAATATGCAactgaatattgtcaaaaaattaatgaCTACATTGCAAAGGGTTATGCCAGAAAATTGAGTGATGCTGAAAAGGAAATTCAAAATAAACGAGTATTTTATTTACCACATTTTGGTgttaaaaatgcaaataaaagggGTGTTCGAATTGTCTTTGATGCTGCTGCGGAAGTGAACAATGTATCATTGAATAAGTGTCTTCTTTCTGGGCCAGATATAAACAATTcacttatttctattattttaaagTTTCGGGAAGCTCCCATTGCAGTTTGCGGTGACATCAAAGAAATGTTCCACCAAATTAAAATAGCAAAGGAGGATCAAGATAGCCAGCGATTCCTGTGGAGAAATGGTGAAAGTGATAACAGTGTGGAAATATTTGTGATGGAAAGAATGATTTTCGGAGCCACTTGTTCCCCGGCGATAGCccaatatgttaaaaatttaaatgcaaaaaattttgaagaaaaatgtcCACGGGCAGTAAAAGGTATTATTGAACGTCATTATGTGGACGATTATGTTGATTGTTTCAATACTGAAGAGGAAGCCATTGACGTAGTGAATAACGTGATAAGTATACATCGTGCTGGAGGATTCGAGTTGAGGAATCTTGTCTCAAATTCCGAGAAAGTCAGAACAGCTTGTGGGCAGTCGGCCAATGGAAAAAACAATGGTGGTgagtttttattaaaagataACATTGAAAGAATTTTGGGAATTCATTGGTTGCCAGAAAATGACATATTTTGTTTCCGattaaatttgcacaaaattgaaaaatctattttGGAGGGTAGAAAAATTCCTACAAAAAGGGAAATGCTATCATTGAATATGTCTATTTACGATCCCTATGGTTTTGTATGCGATTTTATGAttggttcaaaaattttgatgcagCATGTTTGGAAAGCTGGAATCCAATGGGACGAAGAACTGCCAGTACAAATTTATGAGTGTTGGAAGATGTGGCTGCAGGAGTTATATAAATTGGAACAGTATAAAGTGCCACGTtgttatgggaaatattttcttaattgtcATGTGGAGTTGCATATATTTGCAGACGCTAGTGAAGAGGCAATGGCGGTGGTAGCGTACTGGAGAACG aTTCAAGAACTGTAG